Within the Trichoderma breve strain T069 chromosome 3, whole genome shotgun sequence genome, the region GGACTTCATAAGTATATTATGTATCTACCCTAAGTACCTTAACTAAGACAGAAGCATAAGGTACCTATTTAATACAGAATTACTAATTATACTACTCCTTACCTATAGATTATTGCCTACCACATTGTATATTGATACATGTAAATTCCTTCCTCTCACagtatctatctatctatgAATCATAGTATTACACAATAAGCTGTTTGCGCAAACACATGGCTCGCAATTCACGGCCCAGCATTACTTACTTAGTCACTCACTCACCCACTACTATCCATCCCCGTATGGCGCCAGTGTTGGGCGTTTGCGGCGGGGCTGGCGTGTGCAGCGCATACTGTAGGTAGTGCCCGTAATCTGGCCCTGTCCTACTTTTGCCTGGCCCCCGCCGAACCCAGTGCCGGGACAAACTCTACGGAGCAGCCGTGCTCGCAGACGCAAATGATCCAATACTAGAGGCAGAGGTTTTTCTACTGCTACTAACTGACTGATTTATTAACGCGGCCAGccactgctactgctgcttgCCTGACTCCTATTGTTTACAATCAACAACAGCCACTGACTTACCTCGTCCCTTAGCTCGGCTGGCTCTCTCTGTAATCCATAACAGCCTTCAGCTTAACTACCGAGCTTACTTACAATACTTgtaacaataacaacaacaataataacaaaaacaacaacaacaataagCAAGGATGACGCCCACAATCACGCAGACGAACCTATACATCAACGGCGAGGTAAGTACATTACATGAACCCACAGCCGAGGCAGTAGTGTAGGCCCGTTGGTACGTTGGAGAGACGGTTATGTAGCGCTGACACCCCCACTCCCCGGGAACCAGTACGTGCCGTCTGTCAAAGGCGAGACGCTGTCCATCTACTCGCCCAACGATGACTCGCTGGTGACGGACAAAATACAGGCAGGCAGCGAGGCCGACGTGGACAaggcggtggcggcagcCAAGGCGGTGTTCCCGGCGTGGCGGAATACGGCCGGATCGGAGCGGGGGCGGCTGATGCTGCGGTTCGCGGACCTGCTGGAGGCCAGCACGGAGCGGATGGCGGAGCTGGAGTCGGTGGCGATGGGGCAGCCGGTCAGcgtggccaagaaggcgATCGCGGGAGGGCTGTCGGTGTGGCGGTACTACGCTGGGTGGGCGGGCAAGATCCGGGGCGACAGCTTCATGCCGACCGAGGCGGACGGGTCGTATAAGCTGGTGCAGTACGAGCCGCTGGGCGTGTGCGCGGGCATCTGCGCGTGGAACGGGTCGCACGGGCTGGCGGCGTGGAAGCTGGCGCCGGCGCTGGCGGCGGGCAACACGTACGTGCTCAAGCCGTCGGAGAAGAGCCCGCTGGCGCTGCTCGAGTACGGGCGGCTGTTCGCCGAGGCCGGCTTCCCCCCGGGCGTGGTCAACATCGTGCCGGGCGCCGGGCCCACGGGGTCGGCCATTGCCAGCCACATGGACATTGCCAAGGTGGCCTTTACGGGCTCGGCGGCGGTGGGCCGGGCCGTCATGAAGGCGGCGTCGGCGTCCAACCTCAAGACGGTGACGCTGGAGCTCGGGGGCAAGTCGCCGGCGCTGGTGTTTGCGGATGCGGACCTGGCCAACGCCGTGCAGCACACGTCGGCCGGCTTCCTGCGCAACTCGGGCCAGGTGTGCTTTGCGTCGTCGCGCGTGCTGGTGCACGAGTCGGTGGCGGACGAGTACGTGCGCGGCGTCAAGGCGGCGTTCGAGGCGGCGCGGCTCCAGATGGCGCACTCGCTGCGGCCTGAGACGGTGTACGGCCCCGTGGCGGACCGCAAGCAGTTTGAGCGCATCATGGGCTTCCTGGACCACGCAAAGGCCGAGGGCACGCAGGTGCTGGCGGGAGGCGGGCGACTGGGCGACCAGGGCACCTTTATCGAGCCGACCGTCTTCCTCAACCCGGACCTGGGCAGCCGCGTCTACCGCGAGGAGATATTCGGGCCCGTCCTGTCCATCAACACGTTCcgcgacgaggacgaggccgtGCGCCTGGCCAACGACACCAGCTACGGGCTCGGCTCCTCCGTCTACACCAGCGACCTGGGCCGGGCCCTGCGCGTCGCCGACAAGATGGACGCCGGCACCGTCGGTATCAACGGCGTCTTCATCACCAGCGCCCAGACCCCCTTTGGCGGCTTCAAGCAGAGCGGCACCGGCAAGGAGAGCGGCGAGGAGGGCCTGAGGGCCTATCTGCGCGCCAAGACCATCCACATCAACATGCACCCGCTGTCGTCGGCCAAGCAGTAGACGACAGACTGATGATAGACTAACTGCAGTGCTGCTAGTAGTATCACTACCGTACTCGTATTCTCTCGCAAATCTCGAGGAAAATTAGCCAATTACATGTATTTATCCTATCCAAGACAGGGTTTAATTCTGGGGAGATGCACAGTCGAAGTTTACGAGAGAATACGGTAGTCTGTTGGTAACGAACTCTGGGGCGGAGGGCAGGGTCAAAAAGGGAGGGGGCCAAACACAGATTCGCTGGCTGTTCTTGGCCGCGGGCTGGGTCTCGTCTCTCTGTATGAACAACTTGTGGCACTTTCCGCAGATAGAAGaatatacatgtaggcaGAAATATATGCTTTTCATCCATCACCTGGCCACACGCGCGATCCTTTTGTGCTGTCCTTTGCCCCCTTAGAATCATGGCGCCGGTTTGAATTCCATCCATTGAGCCCAAGCAGGGGACCCCTTATAAACGAAGgtaatataatagtaataataatttacgtacatgtagctaACGCATGGCTGATTAATTGAAGTCCCTGCGTAGGGCCATGTCCATAGTATACACACATATATAAACCGAGAGGCATATGCACAGTGGCTTACACTCTTATaacacacgcacacactCACAGTGGCTTACACACACGCTCACAGTGTTTTACAcacttacatgtacacaAATGTCCCGCTTGGGTACTGCCATGTACTGGCGCAAGCTCTAGTACTGCCCTAACTCCGTTCCGCTACTCCCAACTCTGCTGCTATCAGCCCCAAGTCAAGAGCCATCTATCCATGGCTAGCGACAGTCCCAGGGCTTATATCCTACCGCTGGCCCGACCTCACTCTCTCTATCTGGGCCTCGGCCTTGTTAGTCTCTGTATTTTCCAGCCTCAGAGCCTTACACCGTCTTCCCTTCTgtgcctctctctcccccctctctctctccccccctctctctcccccaccCTCTCTGTTTAtctctatctatctatctatccatctatctatatatatatatttgaTGTGTGTCCTCAGCTGGATACAggcagcgtcttcttcttcaaaataaTAGCAACAGTAACAACTAGAACAACGGCGACAACAACGTTCCCttgccctccatctccctctctccctgCCCCTCTACCAAGCTccgccaacgccgccacCATGGATCTCCCCGAGCTGTACAGGCTGTTCGACGTTGAGGCTGACCCGACTGTGCTGCCACAGTTCAACCTGGACTTCACCTTCGCCAATACTGCCCTCCCCGACGCCATTGGCCTGCCCTTTGAAGCCGGCGGCATCCCGTCCGCCTCCCCAAACACACATATCCCCGGCACCGCCAACGCGGGCCATCCGGATGTCcacatcatcgccgccgccgccgccggcaaCCACCGCACCGCACTCGTGCCTGCTTCTCACGACCAGGCAGACTGGGCCCTCGCGGATCAGGCACGCGGCGCCGGCATCCCCAAACAGCGGCAAAGGCGCTTCGCCCCGCGCAGCCGCCACGGATGTCTCACCTGTCGCGCCCGCCGCAAGCGCTGCGACGCCCAGCGGCCTGTATGTCGCGCCTGTATCCGTGTCAACGTCGAGTGCGAGTGGCCCAGCAAGGGGCGCGCCTCCGACTATCACCGCCGTGATCTGGACACCGAGGCCAACGATCACCAGCACGGCTGtgacgagcagcagcagcagcagccggccAGACCCGAGGCCGCAGCACGCGGCTCCTTCGTCACCTCGGACTATATGGCTGCCTCTTTGTCGTCTTCgttgtcttcttcgtcttcttccacggCTACCGTCCCTCAGGCTCCCAGCTACTCGACGCTGCCCAACCGCTTCAACCGCAAGCTCTCCGCCAAGGACGCCGCCCTGGAACGCCACCTGCTGACCTACTACGTACACAGCTTCATCCCCCGCGTCACCATAGCCAAGTCGTCCACCAACGTCTTCACATCCCTCTACATCCCCATGTCCTTCCAGCACTCCGGCGTcctcgacgccatcatcgcctgcgccgccgcccaccTCGCCAAGTCCACCCAGAGCTTCCACAAAAGCCAGGAGCTGCACCAGGTCGTAGTCCAGCGCCAGCGGCTTGCCCTCGACTACGTCAAGAGCCAGGTGGAGAACCCGTCAATGGCCGACGGCGTGGGAGAGCAGGGCGACTACAAGCtcgaggtggtggtggtcctgctgctcctcgtcggcctGGAGACGCAGACCGGCGGCCGCGGCTTGCGCTGGATGCAGCAGATTCAGTGGGTTCGGCAGCTGCTCCAGAGACAGGCGGCATCCGTAACGGATGTCTGGAATTCTTGGGAAGTGGACTGCGTTCTGAACCACTTCGTCTATCACGACGTCATGTGCCTCATCATGGAAGATGTCCTGGACCCAGAGACCCGCTCTGGTCTGTCTGATGACTCTACTTTGGCTGACAGCCCGCCGTTGGCTATGCCACCTCTACCGCCGCCTCTGCCGATGGACCCAGTTCACTCCAGCCAGGGTTGCTTCGGCGCTTCATCCTGCGGCCCTGCCTCGCCTGTGGTCCCgagcatacatgtacatgtaggcaaCACCAACATGGACATCGACTGCCTTCTCGGCTTGTCCACAGATCTGTTCAAGCTCATCATGAGACAACGCGACTTGCGTGAGGCCCGCTACTGGCTGCCGGGCGCCGACGACTCACACTTCTGGGAGCTCGAGACGGAAATCTCGAATTGGCAATACAACAACGATCTGGCTGCCTCCCTGGACGTCAACACTCGTCTGGATCTAATCGCACTGGCCGAGTGTCATCGCCTTACGGCCCTCATCTTGCTCTACCGTCAACACACTGGCCGATCCTACTATCTGCCGGATCTGGCCTCGCAGATCATGTCCATCATCCCCCGCATAAGCCCAGACAGCCCCGTGGCTCCCGCCTTGACCCCCATCCTGTTCCTGGCCGGCGCCGAGCTGACATCGGAGGTGGATATTACATTGTGCGCAAGCAGGCTGAGGAGCATCAAGGACGgcatcaagatgatgaacgTTGCGCCGGCCGAGGAGGTTTTGCGTCATGTATGGAACGACAGGTTACAAAACAAAATTTCGACCGACTGGCTCAAGGTGATGCGCGCAAGGCATTGGACTATCAACCTGGGTTGACGAGGGGATGGGGTTGGAGCCGAACCGTCTGGAACCGTGAATGCATATGTGTACCTCCAAATATGGTCTGCTTGCTGATCTAtatccaactttttttttatcaaGGCAGATGCCTGCACGCTGCACTAGCTTTTCGAGGCTTGGAAAAAACAGAAGATTTTcaatatattattaaaaacgTTCACTTTCCATAAGTATACCTAAGCCTTATACATAATGTTACTAATTAATATCATTAAGGAATCAGCCAGAGCCTTTACTACGTCCAGTCTAAAATGCAGTGCTGCAGTTTAAGGTATATCTAAAAAGTTAAGAGTATgacttttataataattagCTAACTTTATCCTAGTTTATCAGAAGTCAAGAACCTATACTCCCTAGGTATATGTAGTCTACACTATAGTTATATACGCTCTAGACGCCATAAACGCATCCCCCAGGTTGGCCTTGCTTAAACCTAGTCGGAACTGTTTACTTTAAATGAGTATAGACGTAGTACTGTAGTTTAAGGTACAAAAAACATAATGATCAGCTGGCTCTGTCCTAGTTTGTCAGGAGTTGGGGCCCTATACTGGTCTACACCATACATGTAGTCATACTCGCTCCAGACGCCATAAACGCATCCTCCGGGTTGGCCTCGCCTCAACCTAGTCCTGCAGCGTTCTACCAGCTATTGTGGCCCGGAGGTAAACTCTTTATCTACTACTTAGAGATAACTTAAGGGTGCAGAGATTACCATAGTCTTTTGTTGTCAGGAACTACCTGATTTCTTCCCTGCATCAATTTCTCGCCCCCCGTCTTCCCAGGACCAGCCTCTCAACTAGTGGTATCTTTGCCTACGTGTTACACTTCTCCCCACACGTACCGGGAGCGTCAATCTCCTGAAAATGGGATCCACCCAGAAGCTGGATCTGAAGCTGTCCGAGAAAGTGCGCTCGCTACTCCGCCAGGAGGCGGCGTACATTGTCGGCGGCGTTGAACCCCTACCCATCTTCCCCGAGCGAGCCCAAGGGGCGAAAATATGGGTAAGCTTGGATCTCACAACCCCGGTTTCATGTGCAGACTGAAATCATGCAGATGGGGATCGACGCGTCACTAATACCTATTTTGCGCTGCCTGGGATGTAGGATGTGGACGGCAAAGAGTATCTCGATTTCATCGTTGGTTTCAGCGCCGCGAACCAGGGCCATGGCCACCCTTACATCATGAAGAAGGTTCGGGAGCAATATGAAAAGAGTCAGTGAGCGTCTACATCTAGCATGGCAAACGCCGGTTCTGACCCCTTGGCGACAGTTGCACTGGTCAACATCTCGGCGCACAACCCTCAATGGGGCCCGTTCGCGGAGAAGATGTGCAAAAGATTCGGCTACGACAAGATCCTGGCCATGATCTCCGGCACCGAAGCCGCCGACACTGCTTGCAAAACGGCCCGCAAGTGGGGTATCGGAGTCAAAGGCATCCCGGCAGAGAAGTGCCTGGTCCTGGCAACGGGCAAGTCGTACCATGGCATGACTTCGGGCGTGTGGAATCTTCAGGATCCGTCCAAGGCGCGCACAGGTAGCTAAACCCCAAGTCTGAACAATGCcgttttttgtttttcgttTGGCGGCTGACGCTTCTCGTCGCAGCATACGGCCTCGATAGCCAAATCCACATGAACATCAACCCTACCACGGGCGAGCCGTTGACGTACCCAGAGATCGACCCGATGCGCCGATGCATCGAGGAGCATCACCAGCGCATTGCGGCCGTCGTGATGGAGCCATATCACGGCGTCACCAGGTATGTGTTTCGTGGAGATGCTCTATATACTTGAGTCTTGCTTGCTCACCACCTATGAACAAAGGGACGTACACGACGAAGGCCGCTATGCTCGAGCAGTCTACGACTTGTGCAGAAAGTACAACATCTTGTTCATTTCGGACGAAGTACGCTCCGGAGCCGGCAAGACGGGAAAGTTCTTCTCATACATGCATCTGGGGGACGACTGCAAGCCCGACATGGTAACCATGGGCAAATCCATCACCGGCGGCGTCTATCCGCAGTCTTTTGTCATGGGCAAGGAGGCAGTCATGTCGCTCATCGGCTCTGGGCAGACCGCATCCACGTTTGCGTATACGCCAGTTGCCATCGCAGCAGCCACTGCGGCCATTGAGACGATAGACCGCGAGAACCTCATGGAGCGTGCCGTAGTCCTTGGGGATCGCTGGGCGTCGACGATCCGATCGTGGAACCACCCTCACATAGACTGGGTGAGCCAGATCGGTGCCGACTGCAACATCTTCGTCAAAGGTGTCAGGGCAGAGCGTCTGGGAGCGTTGCTCATGCACAAAGGCGTGGCCATCTTCCCCGTACATCCACGCATACGCGTATCCATCCCGTTCATCATGACggacgaggagctggacaGGGGACTGGCGATTCTCAAGGACGCGCTCAACACGGTGGATCAGTATGGGAGCATTGAAGGAGAGTTTTGGCACCAGTAGGCCCCGTCAACCAACTGGTAGGGGCACGCACGCGATTGAATCAAGCAGGGTATTGTGGACCACTATAGATGGACATGCAAGTAGTACAGCTTTGTGGCAATGTATTAGATTCCAAGCAAGACCTTTGTCCGAACTGACTCCATGTCTGCTCCGCACATGGCGGTGGAGCAAGTATCAATGATCATTGATATCTCTGCCAAGCCGCCTGCTCCATGCTACCAAGGGGGCCATGTTTCCGATTAGCCAATACAAGCGCCGCATGGAATTAGCTTTCTCTCTACTCGTatcgtactccgtatctcTGGCGTTTACAGCGTCTATTGTTATCAACCTGAAGTTTGGAGAATGTGGGCACCGCCAAGCAGATAGAGCGTGTCGATCCGGGGTCTGGTCTCCGCAAAACATGTGGCGTTCTGCCTGTAGCCCTTGGTGCGAAATGCAGGGTCTCTCTCCCCCTATGTGTATGGTTCACATGTTGTCGACATGAATCGGTCAAGGCTGGGGTAGGCTTTCTATCTTCAGCTTGTGGTCGCGATCGATTCATCACCTCGAGACACACAGAACTTAAAAAGGGGAGCTTTCCACGATCACCTGGCATCTGGCATCTGGCAGTCGGCCATcagctttctctccctttggTCTTTTATCGTGAACAGAAAGTCACCTTGCTTTCGAGTACCCGCTTTCACCATGTCTCGCTATGTCCCAAACTTGTACAACTTCTGGATTGTTATCTTCGTAGCTCTCGGATCTGCGGCATGTGCTTACAGTATTGCTGTCATCGGGTATGGGCTGCTTGATGTGTCTCCCCGGTGCCTCGATCCAGTATTTTAACCACTTTGCAGGTCCACGACCGGCCAGCCGTCGTTCTACCGGTCTCTCGGTCTCGCAATGCAGGGCGAGCCGGGATACAGTAGGACAAATCACTTGATCGGCGCATTCAATGGTACGCCTATTTACATTCGCCCCATGCAACATATCAGGACTGTGGTCGAGTTACTGATACAGCTGAGCAGGCGTCAACTCCGCTGGCGCCGCGCTCGGCGCGATCCAAAGCGCTTGGTTGATGGAACGATACTCTCGAAAATATACGATTCAGTTTGGGGCACTCATCCAGATCATCGGCGGTGCTCTCTGCGCTGGTTCCATCAACGTAGGAATGTTTCTGGCTGGTAGATTCATCGTGGGCTGGGCTATTGGAATTCTGTATACGGTAAGCTTCCCAGACCTTTCTAGATGTTACATGCAGCCTTCCATGTGCTCGACGAGGCTGACAAGTCTTCACTACCAGGCCATCCCCGTTTATCAGAGTGAGATGAGCACCCCTGCCACCCGCGGTTTCATGGTCTCTATGCACGGAATCATGATTGCCATTGGCTATCTCCTCAGCTCATGGATCGGATTTGGCGTCTACTTCATCACTGCCAACGGTTCCGACTCCAGCTTCCCATGGCGTTTCCCCATCAGCTTCCAGATCGTCCCAGCCATCCTTCTCCTGGTGGGCTCGCCTAGGCTTCCATTTTCGCCCCGGTGGCTCGTTCAGAAAGGACGGTATGAAGAGGCCAAAGAAGTCCTACGCAGCCTGCATACCTTGAAAGATAGTGACGATCACACCATCTCCAATCGGGAGTTTGACCAGATTCGCCAGCAAACCGAGGCCGACCTGGCGGTCAAGGAGCACACCACATGGTACGAGCTGGTCCGAACTCCAGGCAACAGGAAGAGGGCTTTGATTGCTGTCTTTCTGTTCTGGGGAAATCAAATGACCGGAAACCTTGTCATCGCCAATTACGGAACAATCATCTTTGCCTCGCTCGGAATGACTGGGTATATGCCTTTGTTGCTTCTGGCTCTCTGGATCGTCGTGTCGGTTGGCGGCAACACCATTTGCGCGCTGTTCCTTGATCGTTTCGGCAGACGAAACTTCATGCTTGTTGGTATCGCCGGTATGTTTGCTGCGCTTCTCGGCGAATGCATCACCCAGGCTGTTTCCGTCAACAATGACCCCAACTCCAACATCCCTGGAAAACGCGCCGCAgcattcttcctcttcttgtgGATTGCTTTCTACAGCTCCTGCCAAGATGGGACGCAGTATGTCTATCTTGCTGAGATATACCCTAATTATCTACGGGGCCAAGGTACTGCGtttggcatcttcaatctcttcattGCGTCTATTGTCGTCTTGGTAGCCGCACCGACCGCTTTCAGCAGTAAGCATCCCCTCCTGCCCTCGCTTTCGACACCGTGCAAAGCCTTACTAACTTCGCGTGTGCAGCCATTGGTTGGAGATTTTTCATTGTCTTTATCGTGCCGaccttcttctacttctggATCGTGTATTTTATGTTCCCCGAGACTCGCCTCAAGtccttggaggagattgcagaGCTGTTCTCCGAGTCCGTTGCGGTTCATCTCGATGAGGCCAAcgcagaagatgaaaagacaGAAGGTGTCAGTATGACAGAAAATGTATCAGTGAGCAAGGATGGAGCAACAACCAAGCAGGAGACGGTTTAGGGCAGGTCAACCAGGCAACTACTTGTCACACGTATGTAGTTTACCTTTATCTATAAAGACCAAGGGCAATTACACCCTTATTAGATCGAGGCTGTTTGCCTTGTCAGTTTAATTTGAATTTAAAAAGGCTATACTATCTGCCACAAGTATTCCTCTACTGCGGTTGAGCGTCATCACATGAGTATAAGATCGAAGCTGTTTGGCTTCTTAACTTATTTTGAATTTAAAAAGGCTGTGCAATCTACTCTACCACCGGTAGTCTTCTACTGAGGTTGAGTATCATTGTTCATGCTTCCTCAATAGGTCTTCTCGATTTTCATGCATCTCGCATGGATCAAGGTTTCCTGAGTCTTCAAACTGTGCAAACCAGTTGTGCTGCTGTAGATTGTTATGGATCGGTACTTGAGGTAGGCATGAGACTGTGCATTAAGGCCTGCCTTGGCATGTTGCCCCGTTTACATGTACTTAATATTTTACGGAGTGTTCAGCATCCGTATGTCCGGAATGCATGCATgaagctcctccacctcaCCGAGACCACGCAATCAGCGGTAAACTTAATGTGGCTCACTAATCTGGAACCAAAGCCATCGACTTGCGGCATATCTAGGGGGGCTGGCCCACGCTAGCGGAAAGCTTGCCATAACCCAAGAATCGTGTATCGCGTTTGTGGCGAGAATCCTGGGTAGCGTGATAACGCTTGGGAACATACATAACCCCTCTAACAAGTGTTGGAGAACGCTCTTGTCAGTCCGGGGGCCTATGTATAGATATATATTACCCCGCATGGAGAGGAGAATTAGAAAGACAATCGTTATATGTATGTTCGTATATTAATCCGTGTGTGATTGATAAGGTTGTGCACTGCCAAATTGCCGTCAACTTCATAGCCTAGATCCTACAGCAATCTCCCCCGTTCAGAGTTACTTTGCCTGTCTAAGCTTTTTGAACCAACGTCGTTACAATCATGCCGAGAATCCAGCAGCCCGCCAAGATCAATGTCGATCTGGGCGAAGCTTTTGGAAACTGGAAGATGGGGCCTGACGATGAGCTCCTGCCTCTGGTAAGAGAAAATATCCGGACCTGGAGTTTGGTCCTCTGATGAGGTTACTTGGACTCTAGCTCACCTAGGCTGTTTTTGGGTAGATTGATCATGCCAATGTTGCATGCGGCTTCCATGGGTGAGTAGAAACATTGTTAATTCCAACCCCAGATACGATACACAAGATCTTGATAtgctttgagcttctgctgacGAATGACAGGGGGTAAGTACAGTCGTATACCCATACGACGTCGCTGGCTTTGTGTCCGTCAGCATGGACTAACCAGTTCAAAGTGACCCGGTCACGATGATGGAGACTATTCGCAAAGCTAAAAAGTACGGTGTCAAGGTTGGCGCCCATCCTGGCCTCCCTGGTACGTATTTACTCTTCTCTAGTCTCACCAAGTTTCACTGTCGCTGATACGCTTGTTCTGCAGACTTGGTCGGATTCGGACGGCGTGTCATGAATATCACGCCAGATGAGGCCTATGCGATTACCGTCTACCAGGTGAACGCCCTAAAAGGTTTCCTGGAGGCCGAAGGCATGACACTTCATCATGTGAAGCCTCATGGAGTTTTCTAcggcatgatgatgaaggatTACGACATCGCTCTCGCCGTGTGCCGAGCTATACCTAAAGGCGTCCCAATCTTCCTGCATACTGATACCCTAACTGaaaaggcagcaaaagaacTGGGTGTTCCGTATATTGCCGAGACATGTGTTGATATCAGATACGGCAACGGTGGCATTCCGGTGGTCAACAGGAGAATGAGGTATGTCACGCTGTTTTACCCAAAACTCGCTTCTGAGCCCCGGTAGCTGAAGGTTCGCAGCCCATGGAAAAAGGAGGAAATTcaatacaacatcaacaacgtAATGGAGAACTGCCAGGTGGACACTGTAGAGGGCGGTAAGTATGACTTCCCTCTGGCCAACCACGAGGTCACTATCTGTGCGCACTCGGATACACCTGGTGCCCTGGAAGTTGTCAAGGCTATGCGAGAGTCAGTGGATGAATTTAATGCCAAGTACTTCCCCGATTTTAAGCGAAATAGCTCTATCTAGAATATCAGTGACACGTCAGTGTTAATAATATAAACACATCCCCAAGATTATGATCACATCACGCTGTTGGGCCTGAGTAAGCTTCTAGAAATGAGATTTTGAGCATCATGTAATTGCAGTAGTCTCTGTAGCCGCTTGCGCTGATCTTCTTGCCACCTCGCCAATACGAACTACTATCTTGCCCATATTCTATCATTGTGTTTGATTAAATATGTGTAAAGCCTTGGCAACTCATCTTTGCGGAGTCAGGCTTCGAATTGTCCCCAGAGACTTCCCATTCCAAGAAGACCTGGAGCGACTCAACTACCAGTCTCCAATCCTTATCAACTGAAATGACCAGACCGGGGGCTATTATCGTAGAGACCGGTACGAGGCTGGCCAATCTCATTCGACGTAGGACTGAGCCAAGGCTAGCGCGATGACTGGGCGCGAAACTCGCCCATCTTTTTCGGCGTCTATGGCGCGTTTGAGGGTCTCGTTCCTGGGGTAAGGGGGTCAGACCCCAGTACACCGGTAGATTTCAACCCCATATCTCAGATGCTGAATCCATGATTCCATTGGACAAAGGTATATATGAGCTACAAAGTCGCATATTTGCCACACCTCCTCCAACAGGATAGGTACTTCATGCATTGTAACGTCAAGATGGCCCGCCTTTTTAACCTTTCCGCGCTTCTGGGTGTGATTGTCGCCTTAGCCCCTTCCTCTGAGGGTGTTGCCACGGCGAATAAGCAGGTTGAAGTGCCGCGTGAGCTGACGTACAACCTTCCTCAAACATTTCACTCGGATCTCGCCCAAGGGTTCCTCGGAGGCACAGTCACCACATCTAAGAAGACTCAACGCCTACTCAAAGAGGCCTTTAATGCCAACTTCGTTATTTATGATGCCGAATTCAAAGATATTCTTGGCAAAAACCCTACTCTCGAACTTGTTGCTCAAGATGACGAGGTAGTTGCATACGAAGGCGGTCTCTGGGTGGCTGACCGCGACGAGGTGTGGATGACGAGCTCCGTTGTGGTATACAACAGAACTTGGATCTCGATTCTGAAGTTGAAGGACAATACGATCCACACGCCTTCATTCCATGGGGACGACTTTGTTACACCAAATGGTGGATACTATTTCAATGGCACGGCATACTTTGGCACGGTGGGAAACGTGA harbors:
- a CDS encoding aminotransferase class-III domain-containing protein translates to MGSTQKLDLKLSEKVRSLLRQEAAYIVGGVEPLPIFPERAQGAKIWDVDGKEYLDFIVGFSAANQGHGHPYIMKKVREQYEKIALVNISAHNPQWGPFAEKMCKRFGYDKILAMISGTEAADTACKTARKWGIGVKGIPAEKCLVLATGKSYHGMTSGVWNLQDPSKARTAYGLDSQIHMNINPTTGEPLTYPEIDPMRRCIEEHHQRIAAVVMEPYHGVTRDVHDEGRYARAVYDLCRKYNILFISDEVRSGAGKTGKFFSYMHLGDDCKPDMVTMGKSITGGVYPQSFVMGKEAVMSLIGSGQTASTFAYTPVAIAAATAAIETIDRENLMERAVVLGDRWASTIRSWNHPHIDWVSQIGADCNIFVKGVRAERLGALLMHKGVAIFPVHPRIRVSIPFIMTDEELDRGLAILKDALNTVDQYGSIEGEFWHQ
- a CDS encoding sugar transporter domain-containing protein, giving the protein MSRYVPNLYNFWIVIFVALGSAACAYSIAVIGSTTGQPSFYRSLGLAMQGEPGYSRTNHLIGAFNGVNSAGAALGAIQSAWLMERYSRKYTIQFGALIQIIGGALCAGSINVGMFLAGRFIVGWAIGILYTAIPVYQSEMSTPATRGFMVSMHGIMIAIGYLLSSWIGFGVYFITANGSDSSFPWRFPISFQIVPAILLLVGSPRLPFSPRWLVQKGRDDHTISNREFDQIRQQTEADLAVKEHTTWYELVRTPGNRKRALIAVFLFWGNQMTGNLVIANYGTIIFASLGMTGYMPLLLLALWIVVSVGGNTICALFLDRFGRRNFMLVGIAGMFAALLGECITQAVSVNNDPNSNIPGKRAAAFFLFLWIAFYSSCQDGTQYVYLAEIYPNYLRGQGTAFGIFNLFIASIVVLVAAPTAFSTIGWRFFIVFIVPTFFYFWIVYFMFPETRLKSLEEIAELFSESVAVHLDEANAEDEKTEGVSMTENVSVSKDGATTKQETV
- a CDS encoding fungal specific transcription factor domain-containing protein; translation: MDLPELYRLFDVEADPTVLPQFNLDFTFANTALPDAIGLPFEAGGIPSASPNTHIPGTANAGHPDVHIIAAAAAGNHRTALVPASHDQADWALADQARGAGIPKQRQRRFAPRSRHGCLTCRARRKRCDAQRPVCRACIRVNVECEWPSKGRASDYHRRDLDTEANDHQHGCDEQQQQQPARPEAAARGSFVTSDYMAASLSSSLSSSSSSTATVPQAPSYSTLPNRFNRKLSAKDAALERHLLTYYVHSFIPRVTIAKSSTNVFTSLYIPMSFQHSGVLDAIIACAAAHLAKSTQSFHKSQELHQVVVQRQRLALDYVKSQVENPSMADGVGEQGDYKLEVVVVLLLLVGLETQTGGRGLRWMQQIQWVRQLLQRQAASVTDVWNSWEVDCVLNHFVYHDVMCLIMEDVLDPETRSGLSDDSTLADSPPLAMPPLPPPLPMDPVHSSQGCFGASSCGPASPVVPSIHVHVGNTNMDIDCLLGLSTDLFKLIMRQRDLREARYWLPGADDSHFWELETEISNWQYNNDLAASLDVNTRLDLIALAECHRLTALILLYRQHTGRSYYLPDLASQIMSIIPRISPDSPVAPALTPILFLAGAELTSEVDITLCASRLRSIKDGIKMMNVAPAEEVLRHVWNDRLQNKISTDWLKVMRARHWTINLG
- a CDS encoding aldehyde dehydrogenase family domain-containing protein; protein product: MTPTITQTNLYINGEYVPSVKGETLSIYSPNDDSLVTDKIQAGSEADVDKAVAAAKAVFPAWRNTAGSERGRLMLRFADLLEASTERMAELESVAMGQPVSVAKKAIAGGLSVWRYYAGWAGKIRGDSFMPTEADGSYKLVQYEPLGVCAGICAWNGSHGLAAWKLAPALAAGNTYVLKPSEKSPLALLEYGRLFAEAGFPPGVVNIVPGAGPTGSAIASHMDIAKVAFTGSAAVGRAVMKAASASNLKTVTLELGGKSPALVFADADLANAVQHTSAGFLRNSGQVCFASSRVLVHESVADEYVRGVKAAFEAARLQMAHSLRPETVYGPVADRKQFERIMGFLDHAKAEGTQVLAGGGRLGDQGTFIEPTVFLNPDLGSRVYREEIFGPVLSINTFRDEDEAVRLANDTSYGLGSSVYTSDLGRALRVADKMDAGTVGINGVFITSAQTPFGGFKQSGTGKESGEEGLRAYLRAKTIHINMHPLSSAKQ